From a single Calothrix sp. NIES-2098 genomic region:
- a CDS encoding GUN4 domain protein: protein MSNNSNNPREYDAVLGNQPIPLFAAVLGGIEGVKQQLATNNIEHRIAALTKALKYEDRGLNLIIEALNDPEDRVKEEAYTLLKTKEEVKLKNVLHRFISQYYFLRFDGIYQEDVQNGVYRYIRFYSDGTVITVSSTGNAEQITSWFFKENNKKTFSIGTYIVDSENIIFSSSCDIGTVEYWGNILMHSNTILLKWYSHINGCSGNSRYNFIQLF, encoded by the coding sequence ATGTCAAATAATTCAAATAACCCTAGAGAATATGATGCTGTTTTAGGAAATCAACCAATTCCTCTATTTGCAGCAGTGCTGGGAGGAATAGAGGGGGTAAAACAACAATTAGCAACTAATAATATTGAGCATCGAATTGCAGCTTTAACCAAAGCGCTAAAGTATGAAGATAGAGGTTTAAATCTGATTATAGAGGCGTTAAATGACCCAGAAGACCGAGTAAAAGAAGAGGCTTATACACTTCTAAAAACTAAAGAAGAAGTAAAACTAAAGAACGTATTGCATAGATTTATTTCACAATATTATTTCCTGCGTTTCGATGGTATTTATCAAGAAGATGTACAAAATGGTGTTTACCGCTATATCAGGTTTTACTCAGATGGAACAGTAATAACTGTATCTTCAACTGGCAATGCTGAACAAATCACAAGTTGGTTTTTTAAAGAAAATAACAAGAAAACTTTTTCTATAGGAACTTACATAGTTGACTCTGAAAATATTATATTTTCATCATCTTGTGATATTGGAACAGTAGAGTATTGGGGAAATATTCTCATGCATAGCAATACTATTTTGCTCAAGTGGTACAGTCATATCAATGGTTGTAGTGGAAATTCCAGGTATAATTTTATTCAATTGTTTTAA
- a CDS encoding UDP-N-acetylmuramoylalanyl-D-glutamyl-2, 6-diaminopimelate--D-alanyl-D-alanyl ligase, translating to MPCSATLNQLVEILLAQPVNLSAAALAQLSSGIQTDTRILKPGEVFVALRGEKFDGHEFVETAIAKGALAAIVDFDYENPGFPVLQVKNTLEAYQKIARWWRDRFHIPVIGVTGSVGKTTTKELIAAVLATQGRVHKTYGNYNNEIGVPKTLLELSPEHDYAVIEMAMRGKGQIAELTHIANPTIGVITNVGTAHIELLGSEAAIAQAKCELLAEMPKDSVAILNHDNSLLTSTAAQFWQGQTITYGLSGGDIQGQLIDNEKITVAGMQLPLPLPGRHNATNFLAALAVAKVVGIDWASLQAGVNVDMPTGRSQRFALPNDVVILDETYNAAPEAMLAALQLLADTPGKRKIAVLGAMKELGERSPQLHQRVGETVQKLKLDGLLVLVDGTDAEAIAKSAEGIPSECFATHAELAARLKTFVREGDRLLFKAAHSVGLDRVVTQLRTEFAN from the coding sequence ATGCCTTGTTCTGCCACCTTAAATCAACTGGTTGAAATTCTTTTAGCCCAGCCTGTAAACTTATCAGCAGCCGCTTTAGCACAATTAAGTAGCGGTATCCAAACAGACACCCGGATTCTGAAGCCAGGTGAAGTGTTTGTGGCTTTGCGAGGTGAAAAGTTTGATGGACATGAGTTTGTCGAAACAGCGATCGCAAAAGGTGCTTTAGCTGCAATTGTTGATTTTGACTACGAAAATCCTGGTTTTCCTGTTTTACAAGTCAAAAATACCCTAGAAGCCTATCAAAAAATTGCCCGTTGGTGGCGCGATCGCTTTCATATTCCAGTCATCGGGGTAACTGGTTCTGTGGGTAAAACCACAACTAAAGAACTAATTGCCGCAGTTTTGGCAACTCAAGGACGAGTTCACAAGACATACGGCAATTACAATAACGAAATTGGCGTGCCGAAAACTCTCCTAGAACTCAGTCCAGAACACGATTACGCTGTGATTGAAATGGCTATGCGAGGTAAGGGACAGATTGCCGAACTTACGCACATCGCTAATCCGACAATCGGAGTAATTACCAATGTCGGGACGGCACATATTGAGTTACTCGGTTCCGAAGCGGCGATCGCCCAAGCTAAATGTGAGTTATTAGCCGAAATGCCCAAGGATAGCGTCGCTATTCTCAACCACGATAATTCTTTGTTAACTTCTACTGCTGCCCAATTTTGGCAAGGGCAAACGATTACTTACGGCTTGTCTGGCGGTGATATCCAAGGGCAGCTAATTGATAATGAAAAGATAACAGTGGCAGGAATGCAGCTACCTTTACCCTTACCTGGCCGTCACAATGCCACGAATTTCTTAGCAGCTTTGGCGGTAGCGAAGGTAGTGGGAATTGATTGGGCATCTTTGCAAGCTGGTGTAAATGTCGATATGCCCACAGGGCGATCGCAACGCTTTGCTTTACCCAATGATGTGGTAATCTTAGATGAGACTTACAATGCCGCACCGGAAGCTATGTTAGCTGCATTGCAATTATTAGCCGATACGCCAGGAAAACGCAAAATTGCGGTGTTAGGTGCAATGAAAGAATTAGGAGAGCGATCGCCGCAGTTGCACCAGCGAGTTGGAGAAACCGTGCAAAAGTTGAAATTAGACGGGTTGTTAGTCTTGGTAGATGGAACTGATGCCGAAGCGATCGCCAAAAGCGCTGAGGGTATTCCATCCGAGTGCTTTGCCACCCATGCAGAATTAGCAGCAAGATTAAAGACATTTGTTCGAGAAGGCGATCGTTTATTATTTAAAGCTGCCCATTCTGTAGGATTAGATCGAGTTGTCACTCAATTGCGTACGGAATTTGCTAATTGA
- a CDS encoding oligopeptidase B, translated as MMNKDRLLQNLTKPPVADKHPQVLELHGDRRIDNYFWLRDIDNLQVTAYLEAENTYTAAMMSHTQALQTKLYNEMLARIKETDLSVPFRKDDYYYYLRTEEGKDYPIHCRKKDSLEAPEEVLLDENELANGHEFFSLGVFDVSPNHQILAYSVDTSGSEQYTLFFLDLTTFQLSEESIPDTYFSVAWANDNKTIFYTKIDDANRPYQLFRHTLGTSVDEDVLIYEELDDIYHLYVDKTRSEEYLLMLLRSSITTEVRYLDANTPEGDWKLIHPRTTGLEYEVDHHSDYFYIVTNDEATNFKLVQTLVAYPSKENWQTVIPHQEDVLLLGISLFAQHLVIYERKGGLETARVQNLATGEESNINFPEPTYEFYEGNNPEFNTNILRFHYTSFITPPSVFDYNMETNQRELKKETEVLGGYDRTQYQSEWLMATAEDGTKIPISIVYKRGIKKDSQNPLLLTGYGAYGSSYPATFSSNRLTLLDRGFVFAIAHIRGGEEMGRKWYEQGKFLQKKNTFTDFIACSEYLIAEKWTASDRLVITGGSAGGLLMGAVINLRPELFKAVVAHVPFVDVVTTILDTSLPLSAMEWEEWGNPNDPVYYEYMKSYSPYDNVEAKTYPDMLITAGLNDSRVKYWEPAKWTAKLRELKTDNNILLLKTNMGAGHSGASGRYESLRELAFEYAFILDRLGF; from the coding sequence ATGATGAATAAGGATCGTCTTTTACAAAATCTAACTAAACCACCCGTTGCCGACAAACACCCACAGGTTTTAGAGTTACATGGCGATCGCCGTATCGACAACTACTTTTGGCTACGCGATATTGATAACCTTCAAGTTACTGCATATTTAGAAGCTGAAAATACTTATACCGCAGCGATGATGTCACATACTCAAGCGCTGCAAACAAAACTCTATAATGAAATGCTGGCACGGATTAAAGAAACCGACTTATCAGTGCCATTCCGCAAAGATGACTACTACTATTATTTACGTACTGAAGAAGGCAAAGATTATCCCATTCATTGCCGTAAGAAAGATAGCTTAGAAGCACCAGAAGAAGTGCTTTTAGATGAAAATGAACTTGCTAACGGGCACGAATTTTTTAGCTTAGGAGTATTTGATGTTAGCCCCAATCATCAAATCTTAGCTTACTCAGTCGATACTAGTGGTTCTGAACAATACACGCTGTTTTTCTTAGACTTAACTACCTTTCAATTATCGGAAGAAAGTATCCCCGATACTTATTTTTCTGTCGCTTGGGCTAACGATAACAAAACTATATTTTATACTAAAATTGATGATGCCAATCGTCCTTATCAACTATTTCGTCATACTTTAGGAACTTCTGTCGATGAAGATGTTCTAATTTATGAAGAACTAGATGATATTTACCATTTATATGTTGATAAAACTCGTAGTGAAGAATATCTTCTGATGCTTTTAAGAAGCAGCATCACTACAGAAGTTCGCTATTTAGATGCGAATACTCCTGAGGGCGATTGGAAATTAATTCACCCCCGCACTACAGGCTTGGAATATGAAGTCGATCATCACAGCGATTACTTCTACATTGTGACTAATGATGAGGCTACCAACTTTAAACTAGTTCAAACCTTGGTAGCTTATCCAAGTAAAGAAAACTGGCAAACTGTAATTCCGCATCAAGAAGATGTGTTGCTATTAGGAATTAGTCTGTTTGCTCAACATTTAGTGATTTATGAAAGAAAAGGTGGCTTAGAAACTGCTAGAGTCCAAAACCTAGCAACAGGCGAGGAAAGTAATATAAATTTTCCAGAGCCTACCTATGAATTTTATGAAGGTAATAACCCAGAGTTTAATACTAACATTCTACGTTTCCACTACACTTCTTTTATTACGCCGCCATCAGTTTTCGATTACAACATGGAAACTAACCAGCGTGAGTTAAAAAAAGAAACAGAAGTGCTTGGTGGCTACGATAGAACTCAGTATCAAAGTGAGTGGCTGATGGCTACCGCCGAAGATGGGACAAAAATTCCCATCTCGATTGTTTACAAAAGGGGAATTAAAAAAGATAGTCAAAATCCTTTATTACTTACAGGTTACGGGGCTTACGGTTCTTCCTACCCAGCCACATTTTCTTCAAATCGCCTGACTTTGTTAGACAGAGGATTTGTGTTTGCTATTGCTCATATTCGTGGTGGGGAAGAAATGGGGCGAAAATGGTACGAACAAGGCAAATTTTTACAGAAAAAGAACACCTTTACAGATTTTATCGCGTGTAGTGAATATTTAATCGCTGAAAAATGGACGGCAAGCGATCGCCTAGTAATTACAGGCGGGAGTGCAGGTGGCTTATTAATGGGAGCAGTAATTAATCTGCGTCCGGAATTATTCAAAGCAGTAGTCGCCCACGTTCCCTTTGTAGACGTAGTCACTACTATCTTGGATACCTCATTGCCCCTATCAGCAATGGAATGGGAAGAATGGGGTAATCCCAACGATCCAGTTTATTACGAATACATGAAGTCTTACTCGCCCTACGATAACGTCGAGGCGAAAACTTATCCAGATATGTTAATTACTGCTGGCTTGAATGATTCTCGCGTCAAATATTGGGAACCAGCAAAGTGGACAGCTAAACTGCGAGAACTGAAAACCGATAACAACATTCTGCTGTTAAAAACCAATATGGGTGCAGGACATAGCGGTGCATCTGGACGTTACGAAAGCTTGCGAGAATTGGCTTTTGAATATGCCTTTATTCTCGATAGATTAGGTTTTTGA
- a CDS encoding uroporphyrinogen decarboxylase gives MGVSSTAPRLLMAARGEVVDRPPVWMMRQAGRYMKAYRDLREKYPSFRDRSEIPEVAIEVSLQPWRAFQPDGVILFSDIVTPLPGLGIDMDIAEGKGPIIHSPIRTQEQVDNLRPFEPEASLPFIKTILQALRQEVGNQSTVLGFVGAPWTLAAYAVEGKGSKTYSIIKNMAFSDPTILHQFLEKLADAIAVYARYQIDCGAQVVQMFDSWAGQLSPQDYDTFALPYQKRVFEQVKQTHPDTPLILLVSGSAGVLERMAKSGADVVTVDWAVDMADARARLGKHVKVQGNLDPGVLFGSKAFIRDRILDTVRKAGNWGHILNLGHGVLPETPEENVAFFFETAKQLNALV, from the coding sequence ATGGGTGTTTCCTCAACAGCTCCTAGACTCCTCATGGCAGCTCGCGGTGAAGTAGTAGACCGTCCCCCTGTATGGATGATGCGACAAGCGGGAAGGTATATGAAAGCATATCGAGATTTAAGGGAGAAGTATCCTTCTTTCCGCGATCGCTCAGAAATTCCCGAAGTAGCGATAGAGGTTTCCCTACAGCCTTGGAGAGCCTTTCAACCAGACGGGGTAATTTTATTTTCCGACATTGTAACGCCATTGCCTGGTTTGGGCATTGACATGGACATTGCGGAAGGTAAAGGGCCAATTATTCACTCGCCCATTCGCACTCAAGAACAAGTAGATAACCTGCGTCCCTTCGAGCCTGAAGCATCCCTGCCGTTTATCAAAACCATATTGCAGGCGTTGCGTCAAGAGGTAGGGAATCAATCAACGGTATTAGGCTTTGTCGGTGCGCCTTGGACATTAGCTGCTTACGCAGTTGAAGGAAAAGGTTCTAAAACCTATTCCATCATCAAGAATATGGCGTTTTCTGACCCGACAATTCTGCATCAATTTCTAGAAAAACTAGCAGATGCGATCGCCGTTTACGCACGCTACCAAATTGACTGTGGTGCTCAAGTTGTGCAAATGTTCGATTCTTGGGCAGGTCAATTGAGTCCTCAAGATTATGACACCTTTGCGCTTCCCTATCAAAAACGGGTTTTTGAGCAAGTCAAGCAAACCCATCCCGACACACCTTTAATTTTGCTCGTTAGCGGTAGTGCAGGCGTGTTGGAGAGAATGGCAAAATCTGGTGCTGATGTTGTGACTGTAGACTGGGCTGTAGACATGGCAGACGCACGTGCAAGATTGGGCAAGCACGTGAAAGTTCAGGGTAATCTCGACCCAGGCGTGCTATTTGGTTCCAAAGCGTTTATCCGCGATCGCATTCTCGATACCGTTCGCAAAGCTGGAAATTGGGGTCATATTCTCAATCTCGGTCATGGTGTGCTACCAGAAACTCCAGAAGAAAATGTTGCTTTCTTCTTTGAAACAGCAAAGCAACTTAATGCACTAGTTTAG
- a CDS encoding NAD-dependent epimerase/dehydratase — protein sequence MSQKRILVTGASGCIGHYLSEALIQETDYELYLLVRNPSKLQVNIQARSGITVLQGDMQEIGKFADLLSTIDVAVLTATAWGGEQTFNINVNKTLELLKLLDPEKCEQVIYFSTASVLDRHNQPLKEAGEIGTDYVSSKYECLQQISKLAMPTASTASYAPKITTVFPTIVLGGDANKPYSAVTSGIPEVTKYINLIRFLQADGSFHFIHARDIATTVKYLIENPPTGQEPRKFVLGQEKLTVNQAVEQLCAYLGKKIYFRIPLSITLANLIIAVFRIQMAAWDRFCMNYRHFSYDNAINPASFELPNYCASISDVLKISGVKSKPM from the coding sequence ATGAGTCAGAAAAGGATTTTAGTGACTGGTGCAAGTGGCTGTATAGGTCACTATCTCAGTGAAGCCTTAATTCAAGAAACAGATTACGAACTGTATCTACTAGTTAGAAACCCCAGTAAACTCCAAGTTAACATTCAGGCGCGTTCAGGTATCACCGTATTGCAAGGTGATATGCAAGAAATTGGAAAGTTCGCTGATTTGCTATCAACAATTGATGTTGCGGTACTAACAGCAACAGCTTGGGGTGGGGAGCAAACATTTAATATTAACGTCAACAAAACTCTAGAATTGCTGAAGCTGCTAGACCCAGAAAAATGCGAACAAGTAATTTATTTTTCTACTGCTAGCGTTTTGGATCGCCACAATCAACCACTCAAAGAAGCTGGAGAAATTGGTACAGATTACGTCAGTTCTAAATATGAGTGCTTACAGCAAATATCAAAATTAGCGATGCCTACGGCAAGTACTGCGTCCTACGCACCTAAAATTACCACAGTTTTTCCCACTATAGTTTTAGGCGGCGATGCTAACAAGCCCTATTCTGCTGTAACATCTGGTATCCCTGAAGTTACAAAATATATTAATTTAATTCGCTTTTTGCAAGCTGATGGCAGTTTCCACTTTATCCACGCAAGAGATATTGCCACCACAGTCAAATATTTAATTGAAAATCCCCCCACTGGACAGGAACCACGTAAGTTTGTTTTAGGTCAAGAGAAATTAACTGTTAACCAAGCCGTAGAACAACTCTGCGCCTATCTAGGTAAAAAGATTTACTTTCGCATTCCATTATCTATAACATTAGCCAACTTGATTATTGCTGTGTTCCGAATTCAGATGGCGGCTTGGGATAGATTCTGCATGAACTATCGACATTTTAGTTACGACAACGCCATTAACCCCGCCAGTTTTGAATTACCAAATTACTGTGCAAGTATAAGCGATGTTTTAAAAATTAGCGGCGTGAAAAGTAAACCAATGTAG
- a CDS encoding cobalamin B12-binding protein, whose product MRVLLVYPIFPKTFWSYEKILALVDRKVLLPPLGLVTVAAILPQEWEYKLVDRNIRPVTEAEWAWADVVIFSAMIVQKQDLLDQIQEAKRRGKLVAVGGPYSTSTPHEVQNVGADFLILDEGEITLPMFVEAIQRGETSGIFRTSEKPDVTSTPVPRFDLLEFDAYDMMSVQFSRGCPFQCEFCDIIVLYGRKPRTKTPAQLLAELDYLYELGWRRGVFMVDDNFIGNKRNVKLLLKELKVWMQEHQYPFRFDTEASVDLAQDPELMELMVESGFAAVFLGIETPDEDSLQLTKKFQNTRSSLTDAVQSIIKAGLRPMAGFIIGFDGEKAGAGDRIVRFAEQAAIPSTTFAMLQALPNTALWHRLKKEGRLRENKDGNINQTTLMNFIPTRPLEDIAREYIEAFCALYDPVKYLDRTYRCFLMMGAPSWKAPFKWPELIVIKALLIVIWRQGIKRETRWKFWHHLFSIIKRNPGVAEHYLSACAHNEHFLEYRQIVRDQIESQLAEYLAQGVEKPYVPTVEEKAEAVVS is encoded by the coding sequence ATGCGAGTCCTACTGGTGTATCCAATATTTCCAAAAACCTTTTGGTCATACGAGAAGATTTTGGCGTTAGTCGATCGCAAGGTTTTGTTACCACCTTTGGGTTTAGTAACAGTGGCGGCAATTCTCCCTCAAGAATGGGAATATAAACTCGTCGATCGCAATATTCGCCCAGTTACGGAAGCCGAGTGGGCTTGGGCTGATGTTGTCATTTTCTCTGCCATGATTGTCCAGAAACAGGACTTACTAGACCAAATCCAAGAAGCAAAACGCCGTGGTAAGTTAGTCGCTGTGGGCGGCCCCTACTCCACCTCTACACCCCATGAAGTGCAAAACGTCGGCGCAGATTTTCTGATTCTGGATGAAGGGGAAATCACCTTACCGATGTTCGTCGAGGCGATTCAACGGGGTGAAACCTCTGGGATTTTCCGCACGAGTGAAAAACCAGATGTGACCAGTACACCAGTACCCCGCTTTGATTTATTAGAATTTGATGCTTACGATATGATGTCCGTGCAGTTTTCGCGGGGTTGTCCTTTCCAATGCGAATTCTGTGACATTATTGTTCTCTACGGTCGCAAACCGCGCACCAAAACCCCAGCCCAATTATTAGCAGAGTTGGATTATCTTTATGAGTTGGGTTGGCGGCGGGGCGTGTTCATGGTCGATGACAACTTTATTGGCAACAAACGCAATGTGAAATTGTTGCTGAAAGAGTTAAAAGTGTGGATGCAAGAACATCAATATCCCTTCCGCTTTGATACCGAAGCTTCTGTGGATTTAGCACAAGATCCAGAATTGATGGAATTGATGGTGGAATCTGGTTTTGCGGCGGTATTTTTGGGGATTGAAACCCCAGATGAAGATAGCTTGCAACTGACGAAGAAATTTCAAAATACCCGCAGTTCCCTTACCGACGCTGTGCAAAGCATCATTAAAGCCGGATTGCGGCCAATGGCTGGATTTATTATCGGGTTTGATGGCGAAAAAGCAGGTGCAGGCGATCGCATTGTCCGTTTTGCCGAACAAGCAGCAATTCCTTCTACCACCTTTGCTATGTTACAAGCGCTACCCAACACAGCATTGTGGCATCGTCTGAAGAAAGAAGGCAGATTGCGGGAAAACAAAGATGGCAACATCAACCAGACAACATTGATGAACTTTATTCCTACCCGCCCCTTGGAAGATATTGCCAGAGAATATATTGAAGCATTTTGTGCTTTATACGATCCTGTGAAGTATTTGGATCGTACCTACCGCTGCTTTTTAATGATGGGTGCGCCAAGTTGGAAAGCGCCGTTTAAATGGCCAGAGTTGATAGTAATTAAAGCACTATTAATTGTCATTTGGCGACAAGGTATTAAACGCGAAACTCGCTGGAAATTCTGGCATCACTTATTTAGCATTATCAAGCGTAACCCTGGAGTTGCCGAGCATTACCTCTCTGCTTGTGCCCATAACGAACATTTTCTAGAGTATCGTCAAATTGTGCGCGATCAAATAGAAAGTCAGTTAGCAGAATATCTTGCTCAAGGTGTAGAAAAACCTTATGTGCCAACGGTGGAAGAAAAAGCAGAAGCCGTAGTTAGTTAA
- a CDS encoding Rieske (2Fe-2S) region has protein sequence MSSISQTVQSRNIRELGINPNRWYVVARSSEVTNKPVGVVLWQQAIALYRDSTGTIHALEDRCPHRQVKLSHGQVVGNDLECAYHGWRFDASGECTAVPYLAKNQKLPSCKIKTYPVKEQDGFIWLFPGDESPAVEPLGLPEWEHLNYIATVSIINCQAHYSYLIENLMDMYHGHLHQDLQAWAEASLQDIDEDANRVDAHYTAQSYYKIDKIWSISQLFFPALRRLHPEPLDVSYIYPHWTSTLGQDFKIYCLLCPINETQTKAYLVHFTSLNSFWRLHKLPVWFRRFVKNSLFGAAQKLLDGLVVQDVQMIEEEQQAYLQNPDTRNYELNRALVSVQKLMRSQVERID, from the coding sequence ATGTCTTCTATTTCCCAAACCGTGCAAAGTCGTAATATTCGTGAGTTGGGTATTAACCCCAATCGCTGGTATGTAGTTGCTCGTAGTAGTGAAGTAACAAATAAGCCTGTAGGTGTGGTACTTTGGCAGCAGGCGATCGCTCTTTATCGAGATAGTACAGGCACAATCCACGCTTTAGAAGACCGTTGTCCCCACCGTCAAGTTAAACTCAGTCACGGCCAAGTCGTCGGTAATGATTTGGAATGTGCTTATCACGGTTGGCGCTTCGATGCATCTGGTGAATGTACAGCCGTTCCCTACCTAGCAAAAAATCAGAAACTACCCAGTTGTAAAATTAAAACCTACCCAGTCAAAGAACAAGACGGTTTTATCTGGCTATTTCCTGGAGATGAATCGCCAGCTGTAGAACCCCTTGGTTTGCCAGAGTGGGAACATCTCAATTACATTGCCACAGTTTCAATTATTAATTGTCAGGCTCATTATTCCTATTTAATTGAAAACCTGATGGATATGTATCACGGACATTTACATCAGGATTTGCAAGCTTGGGCAGAAGCATCTCTACAAGATATCGATGAAGATGCAAATCGCGTCGATGCCCATTACACAGCCCAAAGTTATTATAAAATCGATAAAATTTGGTCGATATCCCAGTTATTTTTTCCGGCTTTGCGGCGGTTGCATCCCGAACCTTTAGATGTAAGTTATATTTATCCCCATTGGACATCAACCTTAGGACAAGATTTTAAAATTTACTGTCTGCTTTGTCCCATCAATGAAACCCAGACAAAAGCTTATTTAGTACATTTCACATCATTAAATTCATTTTGGCGGTTGCACAAATTACCTGTTTGGTTTCGCCGCTTTGTCAAAAATAGTTTATTTGGTGCAGCACAGAAACTACTTGATGGGTTAGTTGTGCAAGATGTGCAAATGATTGAAGAAGAACAACAGGCTTATTTACAAAATCCAGATACGCGCAATTATGAATTAAATCGAGCTTTAGTAAGCGTGCAAAAGCTGATGAGAAGCCAGGTTGAGAGGATAGATTAA
- a CDS encoding biotin/lipoate A/B protein ligase, translated as MHSKQVWRLIPLLEAAGNVQMAIDRWLLAQHQSGNHPPTLRFYTWSPAAISLGYHQHQYPEFWSNLIWQGEKLDIVRRPTGGRAVLHQSDLTYAVVTSGLHGVDAKRLVARHRLQAYQKICEFLIQGWRSLGVELQYGTAGRGYIHNPNCFGTATGADLVLADGAKLIGSAQLRRAGAILQHGSMRLNQDAELFTQVFGGEAWTKVQLPQGLSVEIIMTALMAAASYCFEMELVVKPLSSSEWEEILAQSK; from the coding sequence ATGCATAGCAAGCAGGTTTGGCGACTAATTCCTTTGCTAGAAGCTGCTGGTAACGTGCAGATGGCGATTGACCGCTGGTTGCTAGCACAGCACCAGTCAGGAAATCATCCGCCAACGCTGCGGTTTTACACTTGGTCGCCAGCCGCTATTTCTCTCGGTTATCATCAACACCAATATCCAGAATTTTGGTCAAATTTGATTTGGCAAGGTGAAAAACTGGATATAGTCAGGCGTCCTACTGGTGGAAGAGCAGTATTACACCAAAGCGATTTAACTTACGCTGTCGTTACATCTGGATTGCATGGCGTAGACGCAAAGCGGCTTGTCGCTAGACATCGCCTCCAAGCTTACCAAAAAATTTGTGAGTTTTTGATTCAAGGCTGGCGATCGCTTGGCGTGGAATTGCAATACGGTACTGCGGGACGCGGCTATATTCATAACCCTAATTGTTTTGGTACTGCAACAGGTGCAGATTTAGTTTTAGCTGATGGAGCAAAACTAATTGGTAGCGCCCAACTGCGACGTGCTGGGGCAATTTTGCAACATGGTTCGATGCGGTTAAACCAAGATGCTGAATTATTTACCCAGGTGTTTGGTGGAGAAGCTTGGACAAAGGTACAACTACCTCAAGGTTTAAGTGTAGAGATAATTATGACAGCTTTGATGGCGGCTGCTAGTTATTGTTTTGAGATGGAGTTAGTTGTAAAACCTCTGTCTTCATCTGAGTGGGAAGAGATTTTGGCTCAATCTAAGTAG
- a CDS encoding Rieske [2Fe-2S] domain-containing protein encodes MTNDNFFLRNVWYYALPSDRLKPGKMVSRVFLGEPIVLCRSREGKVFALKDLCPHRAVPLSCGRFDGQEVECCYHGWRFNHAGRCTAIPSLVEGHDVDLNRYNVESYEIREKQGNIWIFMPETGKSKSPASTREIPEIPEIPGFGDRPPQLVEVMRFPCFIDHAVLGLMDPAHSPYVHRVWWWRSGKLHDEIKQFDASPYGFTMRKHQLPANTGKAYRFIGGGIPETEITFQIPGVRVETTTTAKHQVTNLTAITPISETESEVNFAFYWTVPWAGFAKPLIRVLTRAFLGQDRTVVEKQQIGLKYDPVLRLIKDSDVQAQWYYQLKREYARAIAEGRPFVNPVKSQVLHWRA; translated from the coding sequence ATGACAAATGACAATTTTTTCTTGCGTAATGTTTGGTATTATGCTCTGCCAAGCGATCGCCTAAAACCCGGTAAGATGGTTTCCCGTGTTTTCTTGGGCGAACCGATAGTTCTGTGTCGTAGCCGAGAGGGTAAAGTATTTGCCTTAAAGGATCTTTGTCCGCATCGGGCTGTGCCTTTAAGTTGCGGTCGATTTGATGGGCAGGAAGTAGAATGCTGTTACCACGGTTGGCGCTTTAACCATGCAGGACGTTGCACTGCAATACCTTCTCTAGTAGAAGGGCACGATGTAGATTTAAATCGCTACAATGTAGAATCCTACGAGATTCGCGAAAAGCAAGGTAATATCTGGATATTCATGCCAGAAACGGGTAAATCTAAGTCTCCTGCCTCAACAAGAGAAATTCCCGAAATTCCAGAGATTCCTGGCTTTGGCGATCGCCCGCCGCAGTTAGTAGAAGTGATGCGGTTTCCCTGTTTTATCGATCATGCAGTCTTAGGTTTGATGGACCCCGCCCATTCACCTTACGTTCATCGAGTATGGTGGTGGCGTTCTGGAAAACTCCACGACGAAATCAAGCAATTTGACGCTTCACCTTACGGGTTTACCATGCGTAAACACCAATTACCAGCCAATACAGGTAAAGCTTATCGCTTCATTGGCGGCGGAATCCCCGAAACAGAGATTACTTTTCAAATACCCGGAGTCAGGGTAGAAACCACAACAACCGCCAAGCATCAAGTTACCAATCTGACAGCAATTACACCAATTTCGGAAACAGAAAGCGAAGTTAATTTCGCCTTTTATTGGACAGTACCTTGGGCGGGATTCGCCAAGCCGTTGATTCGTGTATTAACACGGGCTTTTCTAGGACAAGACCGCACAGTAGTTGAAAAGCAGCAGATTGGGCTGAAGTACGATCCAGTGCTGCGGCTGATTAAGGATTCAGATGTGCAAGCGCAATGGTATTACCAGTTAAAGCGGGAATATGCACGTGCGATCGCTGAAGGTCGTCCATTTGTTAACCCGGTGAAGAGTCAAGTATTGCACTGGCGCGCTTGA